The DNA window GAAAGGGCCCAACAGGCTGAATTGGGTAGTGACACAAACAGTCCAACTTCCAAGCACCGGCTTTTAAGTTGTTTTCCAACTGTACGGCCACTAATAATACAGTGCAGGGCATTAGACATGGCAGGTTTTTTGGGCTGCTGCTGGGCGGTGTTTCTGAACAAGTTATTTTCAATTATTTGCTTtcttgaataataataataataattaaaagtcattaacatgtgtttagaaggaaatagggaaataaaacaaacaaatgaaATGGGTCCCTACCCCCAAAAATTGCATTACAACTTACAATCCCGGAAACCAGTTAAAACAGTTGCATCATGTCAACTGATAAGACAccaaaaaggagaagaaaaaaaatgctttCATATCATTAAATGGCAGGGGCCATGAAATTTGAGCATCTCTTTTTTTCTTCCCAAAAAAGTGAGTTCCATTAAGTAGCATATCTCAAATACTTTAAAACATCGGAATGTATCAATTTACTAGTTATTGTCTGTCAGATATGATTTTACAGCATGATACCACAAGGCAGTGAAGGCACTCTAAGGTTGGGTTTAGTGACCAGGGTCTGAGGGCTGAAATTATATAGAAATTCCGCCACTATCTCCGTACTAGGACCTGCCACAAGCTTTTCCCACGCCTCATCTGCATCCTTACCACGCCTGCGGAAAACCTCCGTGGCATCCACCATGTGTATCTTCCAGTTCTTCTTGTTCCTCAACCGGTCAATCTTCTCCAATTGCCGACAAGCTAATTTGCAGGTATTCCTTTTGATTTCTTGTATTGCTTCTTGCAGCAGTTTACCACGTTGTTGTTTGTCCAAATATGGTTCGGCTCTGAAGTAGCGGTCGAATTCAGGGACTCCAATGGCTTTCCTAATCCCCACTGCGTAGTTGGCATTGGCGTCGAAGAAACTCCTTACCTCATCGATCATCCCCATTTCCACCATCTTATCTACTCGCTCCGATACGTACTGATGGAGCACCGGCATTGCTACATCTACACATAGGAAACAACATTCGTACCTAGATCGGAACCGAAAGTCCTCATCGTCTACTAAGGCCTCGATGTATGAATTCGAGCCCCCGGCTATGATCGGAACCTGGCTGCGGGACAAAATCGAATCCATGGCATGTGAGGCCATGTCAACAAAATCCGTTGCCGTGAAATCTGTGTAGGGACTTATTACACCTAACATATGGTGTGGAATCCCACACCGTTCCTCCTCAGGGATCTTGTTGGTCGCTATGTCGAGTCCGGCATGTACTTGTATTTTATCCGAATTTATTATTTCGGCTGGGAGCCGGGTAGCAAGGTCGACGGAAAGCCGGGACTTGCCGGTTCCAGTCGCTCCCATTAGGATCACAACCTTCTCTTTTTCTTGCCTTGGCCTAAAGAAATTGGATTTGAGCACCCCAGAAGGTATGTCTAGTAAAGACATTGTTTGCTTGCACAAAGACAAGGAAACTATCATGATTGGTACCTGTTAAGAAACAGCAacattttaagtaaaaaatagttgaaaactAATCTTTTCATTCCATTTGAATGACAATAAATGAAACAAGCAAATAATTCTTTTTGGGAAACCTTACCTTATGGTTTATGCAGCAGCAAACTGAGATCCAATAAGACGGTCCAAAGAGTGATATACTAATTAAAAATCAGAGAATTTTATATGTGAAGAAAGTAGTAAGTTGAGAGAACTACACGAGTGACAACAAAGGTGGAGCGAAGTTATTTATAGGCAATGGGCAATGTGCCAAAGGGGTCAACTTGCAGTCTACTTTTCTGATCCATCACTCTAGTAGTCAAAGAAAAAGTAGTTTTATGATATGCCTTCTAAACTTCAATTGCtttatatacacacatatatatatattaagatctGTTTGTATTTATATTAGAAGTGTTGGATTGGACCCTCCAATAACATGGAAAGGCACAGTagtgtttataaaaaaaaacaatggtgAAATGGGTTTCTTTTGGTGATTTGATATTTCTATATATGGTTATAGTACTAGCAAATTGcagaaaaaaatatgatttttaagtaGGCTTTTTTGTCCTATGGTGACCATATTAGCTGCCTTTCCACGCCTGCTACTGCAGATTGCAGAAGATAgatattaaaaagggaaaaatctcACCGAAAATTAAAATCTTTGCAGATTACTTTCCTAGCCTTAATCCTTATCGTCCTTTGCACTTTATCAAGTTTGTTAATAAAAGGTATAATACTTGATATTTAATTTCCAAGAAAAcgaaaatgtatgaaattttcAACCTTAACCTAGGCTCCAAAGAAAACCGTTATCTGTATTGCAATTTACATAAGTCAAATGGGGGATGTGTACTTACAACCTCAAAGTTGACCGGGATTTCCTgcagaaaaaaacaaaatttaaaaaaaaaaaggaactttAATAGATTCTTACAGTGACAAGGGAATGTTAAAGGGTGGACTGTAGCTGTACTCTATTGCAAATGGCGCTTTCCCTTGGCTAACACATGATTCCCTCATCCAAGTGGTAATGGTTAAGAAGTGAGGTCACTTTTCTGCACGGCTGATGCGAAATCCCCCCCGGGGGGGTCTCAATGCTGTCAAAATCGAATccttattaaagaaaaaaaaggaagaagaagaaggtgGCATTGAGTTTGTAAACCATTTGTAAAAAGATAGCTGTCAGTGGTGGAATGGTGAGAGAAAGACGTCAATCTGATGAAAAATTACGCAAGTAATCAATCATCTGATAATTATTAACGTATCTGTCCACGATTGCATTCCTTCCCTTATTTTTGAGCCAACAGAAGGGTATcaaagttttttcttttcttttttttttgagaatggAGGGTTGGGATTCAGAAATGGAAAGTGTAAGGTTTATCATAAAGAATCTCCATGATCGGACTCCCCAACAACAACATGGTTGCCTTAATAAGTCAATGAGGTGtgacatttatatatttttaacaatgATTTGCCCCTTTTTGATCATGGAAATTAATGAGAAAAAATAAGTAGGAATCATGTGCTGTTCTTAGTCGATATGCTTTAACTATGTCATTTGACTGTTAATTAATAAAACTGATGATTTTACCAAGAATCTTCTATCCCCCCCCACTCATCTTTTATAGAACaagtttaaaaaaagaaaagaaatgagtaGAAGAAAGCAGCTGTGAATGATTGATATCTAATACATACATGCTTAGATTCTAAAGTAAATAAGAAAACCCAATTAGAATAGGGATGGATGTGAAAGGATGGgactatttaattttgttgtattgCATATCAATAATTCAGATTGTGCAAGAAAGTCTTCCCCCCACGTACTTGTTGGGCAAAATCAAGTGATGGATCGCTCTAACCTAATTTTAAGATTTGATTTCATCGGTTTTAGGTTGTAGGTGGTCGACAGTCGACACCCAAGATGAACATATGTTTATGTACTTTGTACAATTCTGTTGAGCAAAGTCCGATAACCACTATGTCTCGCTGCTCGCAACACTTCCAACTTCGCCTAACTCACTATTCTTCATACTACAAACCCAACATTTCGTCGAGGACTGAACATTCGGGTTTTTTTCCATCAGTTTAACCAACAATCTCTAACATTAATTCAACGACTTAAAGTTTAATTGACGGATCTGatcatttattgtttatttttatatattttaaaatatattaaaattattatttaaaataaataaagggttaactcaataataaattttaataattgataAACCTTTCACTTAATCATCTTAATTGAAATCATAATCGATTAAATCCTCTATTGATCTAACGGTTAGGTGTAACCCGAATTTGAGTTGCACTAATCACATTATTATTACAACTTTGCTACCTTGTaattcattaataaaatattaataaaatcgaCTTAAActgatattaatttaataactacATGATCTTAAATTCTAACCATTTTGCAATTTAAGATTCCAATCTCGCATTTGACCTTATTGAATTGTTTATTCTTCACACGGGTACATGTTTTTTTGTTAgctttaatttgaaaataattttatttatttataagtgctttttaaatttatgtatttattggattattattttgattggaattgaatcatatAAATGCAATATCACTATTCAATGAatagaattattttatttaaaaatatagttatagaaaataatattttaatataaaaataatgtcaAGCTGGATAAGCAATTTCTTTCTGCTATTTAGAGATAAGCGAACCAATCTAGGGTTGTGTCatgatttctctttttcttttttctggtaATTGTCACGTCTTATATTAGCTCAAAGTTACAGTAATTGTGATCTCACCCTCTATTTATCCATTGACTTcgaatttgattataaaaataaaatctatttcctCCAACTGAAATCAAATTCagtttatgaaaatattaaaatatttaaattaagaaaaatacaAGAAACTAGAATTTGTTAACTACATAAACAGATGTCTTTatgttgtatttaaaaaaaaaacatgtttgtaGAGTTAAAAATTTTCACGGTTAGCATACCAAAAAATAAttcatagtaaaatattaaaaaatgaatataaaaaaaatagaatacatgataacttttttaaatttacttgTGGAGTTAAAAAAGTACACTTGCTAGTGTATCAAATATTAACCCTTGTTATATAGTTTTAGTATTTTCCATGTTTGTTTTACTATTCATTATCAGGGTTTATGGTTGTTCCTTCCAATAATACTGTTCTAAATGTTTGAATTTACATTCTCTCCTTAAAAGTATAATGTGTCTTATCACTGTATCCAACGAGAAATATAAGTAGTTAAttgatttagtttttaaattctagtgaatttataaaaaaacaattaattttataattgttttatttatttttaatgaactagtaattttttaattgagttatttttgGTTAATTCGTGATACCAAAATTGTATGAGTAactaagtaaaaataattatgtaattttaaattttatataaaaattatttatttctaaaaacgtAGATGGTATCTATGAAAATAATTGAAAGTCGGGTATTGTCCAAAAAGCTGAAGTTGGAGACGTAAGAGGAGTTGCTTTTGAGTCACAATCAAACCTTGTATATGAAGTTGTGATGCAAGTGCTATATATCTTGTCAAATTTACCAAGAAGTTGCTGCTTCTTGTTTACCTGTGTTGCCTAGCGTTATCGAATAGACATGAGTTGAAAAACTTAAAAAGCAACTTTCATTCACCTACGTCTTCTTCTTTGGTTCTATCCAAAGTGATAAGAATTTAAGAGCATGCCGACCTATAATATATCGCAACTCTAGAAGCATGCATCAATCAAAAAGGTGACGGTTCAATCATTGGAACGGGGAGATTTTCTTTTTCCATATAAAGCCAATCTAGCTAGCATGCTTATTATAGAGTTATAGTTTGTCgtcattttatacatatatatatgcaatgaAGTGACAGGCTGGTATAAAATAGGCTAATTTTCGTTTTCTTGTATGAAAACTACGTGTTacgaaaatgacttaattgatgcATGAAACGAAGAATGgcttaaaatatatatagatatccTATATATGTTAGGACACATGGCATGTTTCTTAGGAGGTAGGACCTAGTTAGCACAAGGATGACCCTTTG is part of the Gossypium hirsutum isolate 1008001.06 chromosome D11, Gossypium_hirsutum_v2.1, whole genome shotgun sequence genome and encodes:
- the LOC107912422 gene encoding adenylate isopentenyltransferase 3, chloroplastic, which produces MIVSLSLCKQTMSLLDIPSGVLKSNFFRPRQEKEKVVILMGATGTGKSRLSVDLATRLPAEIINSDKIQVHAGLDIATNKIPEEERCGIPHHMLGVISPYTDFTATDFVDMASHAMDSILSRSQVPIIAGGSNSYIEALVDDEDFRFRSRYECCFLCVDVAMPVLHQYVSERVDKMVEMGMIDEVRSFFDANANYAVGIRKAIGVPEFDRYFRAEPYLDKQQRGKLLQEAIQEIKRNTCKLACRQLEKIDRLRNKKNWKIHMVDATEVFRRRGKDADEAWEKLVAGPSTEIVAEFLYNFSPQTLVTKPNLRVPSLPCGIML